The Thermococcus peptonophilus genomic sequence AGGCTCGAAATTCCACAAGACGGTCTGGTTAATTGATTATGATAACATCGAAAATAATGAGTTCTTGGTGACTAGGCAGTTCTATATCAAAGAGGGTGAGAATAGGAGAAGACCAGACATTGTTCTCTTTATTAATGGAATCCCAGTTGTGGTGATTGAAGTCAAAAGTCCCACTACTGAAACTGAAACCCTTGAAGTCGCATACTACCAAATAAAAGATTATGAGTCCGCTGTTCCCAAGCTATTTGTCTTCAATCAATTCAACATTATCTCCGATTGGACTGAAGTTCTTTATGCCCCAACCTTTTCAGATGCTCCTTTGGACATGTGGGGAAAATGGAAAGACCCTTATCCCCACAACCTTAATGTAACTTATGAGGAGGATCCCATTAGAGTAACTGCGTATGGTATGCTATCAAAGGAAAATCTCATTGACATAATCAGGAACTTCATATTCTTTAGATATGAGAAAAATAAGCTTGTAAAAATAATTGCGAGATACATGCAATTCAGAGCCACAAACAAAATCCACTATAGAGTTCTCCGGACTTATCTTAGTGAGGACAATAAAAAGACGGGACTCATATGGCACACCCAAGGTTCAGGAAAAAGTTTGACAATGTTTTTCACAGCGTGGAAATTGTACAGAACAGAGAAACTTGATAATCCTACTATTGTAATAGTGGTTGACAGGGATAATTTAGAACAGCAGATGTTTGAGACCTTCCAAAAACACAAATTCAATGTTAAGAGAGCTTCCTCAATACCAAAATTAATCGAGATGTTGTACAATGATGAGAGAGGTATAATACTAACTACTGTTCAGAAATTCCAAGAGCCTCGGGAATCGAAGGATAAAGGGAGGACAAGGAGATACAGAGAAATGTTCGAGGCCCTGAAGAGTGGGAACCGGCCAATAAATAAGAGGCAGAATGTTATAGTCCTAACTGATGAGAGCCACAGAAGTCAGTACGGTGTGTTGGCCATAAATATGAGAGCTATGCTTTCGAATGCATTCATTTTTGGTTTTACTGGTACACCAGTAGCAAAGGATGAGAGAAATACTTTTGAAAAATTCAACCCTCCGGGCGAATTATATTTGGACAGGTATTCAATTGAAGAGTCAATACGGGATGGATTCACAGTCCCAATTTACTACCAGTACAGAGGGGTCAAGTACAAGGTGGACAAAGAGTTAGCTGACAAGTTATTTGAATCGGAGTTCTGGATGCTAGATGAAGGGGCCAAGAAGAAACTCCAAAAGAAAGTTGACAGGAAGCTCTTACTTAAGCTTAGGAAAAGAATTGAGCTTGTTGCTAAGGACATTGCAGAGCACTATCAAAAATACATAGAACCCTTGGGTTTCAAAGGGCAAGTGGTTGCAGTGAACAGATGGGCTTGTGCCTATTACAAAGAAGAACTGGATAAATATCTTCCTCCTGAGTGGAGCGAAGTAGTGTTCTCACCAAGAGATGATGACCCACCAGAGCTGAGGAAATATCATAAGAGTA encodes the following:
- a CDS encoding type I restriction endonuclease subunit R, with protein sequence MPTPEERISEYPFVNILSNELGWKYVPPSELREERDYNSALLKDRLIRALLRINAGKISKEDAEQVVKKLEYLPHTIEGNRDFLEILKNGLSFKPKGSKFHKTVWLIDYDNIENNEFLVTRQFYIKEGENRRRPDIVLFINGIPVVVIEVKSPTTETETLEVAYYQIKDYESAVPKLFVFNQFNIISDWTEVLYAPTFSDAPLDMWGKWKDPYPHNLNVTYEEDPIRVTAYGMLSKENLIDIIRNFIFFRYEKNKLVKIIARYMQFRATNKIHYRVLRTYLSEDNKKTGLIWHTQGSGKSLTMFFTAWKLYRTEKLDNPTIVIVVDRDNLEQQMFETFQKHKFNVKRASSIPKLIEMLYNDERGIILTTVQKFQEPRESKDKGRTRRYREMFEALKSGNRPINKRQNVIVLTDESHRSQYGVLAINMRAMLSNAFIFGFTGTPVAKDERNTFEKFNPPGELYLDRYSIEESIRDGFTVPIYYQYRGVKYKVDKELADKLFESEFWMLDEGAKKKLQKKVDRKLLLKLRKRIELVAKDIAEHYQKYIEPLGFKGQVVAVNRWACAYYKEELDKYLPPEWSEVVFSPRDDDPPELRKYHKSKEKIEEIVEKFRHGDTPKLLIVTNMLLTGFDAPVNQVMYLDKPLRDHNLLQAIARVNRPAPRKEFGLIVDYSGVFENLEKVLNFYQEDIKGVAYNYDSLKEGFKNLYNELVEFLGGIDQINKNTLDYYVIGYLRDPAKGKFFEEKYQQLAKLFEFISPDPFLAPYIDTYKKITAIYKAYVRKYKGKKDRKFREYYKKTEKIIERSVEAKEIEDKFPLIKFDVEYLEKLSSKIENGEADDSKLIDLAVVLKSWSERNKNKGPAYQKLSERIEKLIKRIYENAEKIKEFTKQLHELSQEVIEIEKEPVKYGLSSEEFLLMSFLHEKLGVDKQTAKKYVLELKEELKDKMFDGWTTRESAKAEVEQSVRLFLLVKLAEMNLEPSELEKKLDSIHKEFFELLVENFDEGWK